The Cloacibacillus sp. genome has a window encoding:
- a CDS encoding RsmE family RNA methyltransferase, with the protein MSQPRLRLERCTVNNGLWHIDAEEAHHLVRVRRCYTGSLVEGLLDGEKIELKLECDGEELYAREISRSREEAFAPKIELLLALLKNDQLDDALRFSAETGVYAVRLLLCERSVPRLEPSKMAEKMKRWRKILDEATKQASASVPPQLFEPVEFEKFPFDSLPKQRLAALLAPDTKPLRDIEIAGHVAIAIGPEGDWSPHESKRLVDEGFCPVSLGKRIMRASTATAAVCAGLGILYK; encoded by the coding sequence GTGTCGCAGCCAAGGCTAAGGCTTGAGCGATGCACCGTAAATAACGGCCTGTGGCATATAGACGCGGAGGAGGCCCATCACCTCGTCCGCGTTCGCCGCTGCTACACCGGCTCGCTCGTCGAAGGACTGCTCGACGGCGAAAAAATAGAGCTGAAGCTTGAATGCGACGGCGAAGAGTTGTACGCACGTGAAATATCACGCAGCCGCGAAGAGGCCTTTGCGCCAAAGATAGAACTGCTGCTTGCGCTCTTGAAAAACGACCAGCTAGACGACGCGCTGCGTTTTTCCGCTGAAACAGGCGTCTACGCCGTGCGCCTTCTGCTTTGCGAACGCAGCGTACCGCGCCTTGAACCATCAAAAATGGCCGAAAAAATGAAACGCTGGCGCAAAATACTGGACGAGGCGACAAAACAGGCCTCCGCCTCCGTCCCTCCGCAGCTCTTTGAGCCGGTAGAATTTGAAAAATTTCCATTTGACTCTTTGCCGAAACAGCGGCTTGCGGCCCTTCTTGCGCCCGACACAAAGCCGCTGCGCGATATAGAGATAGCGGGCCACGTAGCCATAGCCATCGGCCCCGAAGGAGACTGGTCGCCGCACGAAAGCAAACGGCTCGTCGACGAAGGTTTTTGCCCCGTCTCGCTCGGCAAGCGCATCATGCGCGCCAGTACAGCCACAGCCGCGGTATGCGCCGGCCTGGGCATCCTCTATAAATAA
- a CDS encoding CidA/LrgA family protein has protein sequence MKYAKQIFIIFFITLIGELLNMLLPLPVPAGVYGLFILFAALCAGILKLSEVEDFGSFLIEAMPMMFIPAAVGLLEQYDVIRPLFLPLTLIIVISTVIVMAVTGKAADLIINLRPEKKQ, from the coding sequence ATGAAATACGCAAAACAGATATTCATCATCTTTTTTATCACGCTCATAGGCGAACTGCTCAACATGCTGCTGCCGCTGCCAGTTCCCGCGGGCGTCTACGGCCTCTTCATTCTCTTTGCCGCGCTCTGCGCCGGCATCCTGAAGCTCTCAGAGGTCGAAGACTTTGGTTCTTTTCTAATAGAGGCCATGCCTATGATGTTCATTCCTGCCGCGGTCGGCCTTCTGGAGCAGTACGACGTCATACGTCCGCTTTTTCTGCCGCTTACGCTCATCATAGTCATATCTACCGTCATCGTAATGGCTGTCACCGGAAAGGCGGCGGATCTCATAATAAACCTGCGCCCGGAGAAAAAACAATGA